From a single Rosa rugosa chromosome 7, drRosRugo1.1, whole genome shotgun sequence genomic region:
- the LOC133723393 gene encoding large ribosomal subunit protein eL29z-like: protein MAESKNHTAHNQSRKAHRNGIKKPQRHPHTSTKGLDPKFLRNQRYARKHNNTKTEQSAEE, encoded by the coding sequence ATGGCCGAGTCAAAGAATCACACAGCTCACAACCAGTCCCGCAAGGCCCACAGGAATGGCATCAAGAAGCCCCAGAGGCACCCCCACACCTCCACCAAGGGGTTGGATCCCAAGTTTCTGAGGAACCAGAGGTATGCCAGGAAGCACAACAACACGAAGACTGAACAGTCGGCCGAGGAGTAG